The genome window CGGGTGTCGCCATTGGCGATGCCGTGACCGCTGTCGACAACCTCGGCCGGCAACTGCTGCCGCAGTCGATCACGGCAGCGTTCAGCGGGACGGCCCAGGCCTTCCAGGATGCTCAGCGCGGGCTCTCGGTGCTGTTGCTGCTGGCGATCGTGGTGATCTACATCGTGCTCGGCGTGCTGTACGAGAGCTTCATTCATCCGCTGACGATTCTCTCCGGGCTCCCCTTCGCCGGTTTCGGTGCGCTGCTCACGCTGGCCATCTTCCACATGGATCTCTCGGTCTATGCCTTCGTCGGCATCATCATGCTGATAGGCCTCGTCAAGAAGAACGCGATCATGATGATCGACTTCGCCGTGGAGGCCGAACGCATGCACGGCAAGGCACCGCACGATGCGATTGTCGAGGCCTGCCTCGTCCGCTTCCGGCCGATCATGATGACCACGATGGCCGCCCTGATGGGCACCCTTCCGATCGCCCTTGGTGCCGGGGCCGGGGCCGAGTCGCGTCGTCCCCTCGGCGTGGCCGTCGTAGGTGGCCTCGCCTTCTCCCAGTTGATCACCCTCTTCGTGACGCCCGTGGTCTACGTCTGGCTCGACCGCTTCCGGAAGCGTGATGAGGTGACGACGGGGAACTGACGGCCGACGGTCCCGTCGGGCTCTTGCCCCGGCGGTGCGGAGGGCGCAATGCTTGTGGCACACCCCGACCGGGAGTGTCTCGATGCTACGATGGCTGCTCGCCTCGTTGTTGCTCACGCCGTCGTTCGCCGCCGCGCAGGACCTTACCCCCGAAATCGGGGAACTGCGTCGACGCGTTGCCGCCATTCGAAGCAGTCTCCCAGCCATCACCGAGGCCGCGGAGTATGCCGCGCGCATCTTTGGTGCCGACTCCACCGCGCGCTTTCTGGTTCCGAAAGGATTCGACGCTGCCGCGTGGATGGAGTGGTACTGGCGTGCCGGTGGACCACCGGAGACTGGAAACGCCGATGATCCGGCAGCTCGTGGAGTGGTAATCCTCCCGATCCGCTCCTGGGATCAGGGGCTCGCTGCCGCGATGCTCGTGGAGCGATACCTCGGTCAGGGGCGACCCGTCGTGACCATCGGATCAACAACGGATCGGCCGACGCTTCGACTGGGACAGCGGGTGCTCGACAACGGGGCACCCGATGGCTCAAGCTCCCACGCCGCGATGAACGGGGTCGCAAACATCATTGTGGGTTGGACACTCTACGTCGAGTTCGTTGCCGCTGCGACGCGCGGAGGGTGGCAAGCAGGCTCGTACCGCTCCGTGCTCGCGCCGGGGGCAGAGGGCTTCAACGGCGGGGTCCGGTTCAGGATGTTCACAGCACCGGAGCCGCCGCGTGTGGCTGCCGGAACCCTTGGCGCGGCCTACCTGGATGCGATCGATGCCATTCTTGCTGCGGATGCCACGCTCAGCCACCAGGCCCTGGTCCGCCGGGCCGCTGACTCACTCCGCGCACGCCGAGCCCGCGGTGGGCAATTGCTGGTGGCGACGTGCGGCCACTATCTCTCGGATGAGCTGCCACGCGACTCCGTCGGCTCGCCTTTTCGGCACGTCGAGTGGCGGTGGGACATTGCCGGCAAGCTCCGAGAACGGGAAGCACGCGCGGGCGACGGTATGCTCTGGCTCGGCTACGCCAACTATGACTGCCCCAACGTCGCCGTCGCCGACATCTTCCAGGATGCCGGACTCGGGGTGGTGGCCCTCAGCCGGGACATCGCGCCAACACGACCAAACGTGATGGTCCAGCTGCCGATGCAGTTCCCGGCACTGGATGCCGCCGTCAAGGTCCCCTTTCCCCCGGGCCTGATCGGGGCCACCGCGTCGGTGGAGCTGGGATTGCACTACCTCTGGATCAAGCGGCTGGTCGGGGGTCAGCGCACCCCGCCGTAAGGCATCCCCTAAGCTGTGACATTGCAACAACTTAGAACCGTGCCACCCCCCTTCATTTGCGGGGGTGGAACGGCTATATTTCGCTGTTTCCGTCCGCCTCGCGCGACGATCGCCGACTCCCCGTACTCCGGACCCAGATGACCGCGCCGAATTCCCGCGAACGCATCCTCCCGCGCCTCATCGAAGACGAGCTGCAGCAGTCGTTCATCAACTACTCGATGAGCGTCATTGTCTCGCGCGCGCTGCCCGATGTGCGCGACGGCCTCAAGCCGGTACATCGCCGCATTCTCTACGCGATGAACGAGCTCGGCCTGATGCCCAATCGCGCCTACAAGAAGTCGGCGACGGTCGTGGGCGACGTGCTCGGCAAGTATCACCCGCACGGCGACTCCTCGGTGTACGAAGCGCTCGTGCGCATGGTGCAGACCTTCTCGCTGCGGTACCCGCTGGTCGACGGTCAGGGAAACTTCGGCTCGGTCGACGGCGATCGCGCGGCAGCCTATCGATACACCGAGGCGCGACTCACGCGCATCGCCCTCGAGATGCTCGAGGACATTGACAAGAACACCGTCAATTTCATTCCGAACTTCGATGACCAGCGCGAAGAGCCGTCGGTGCTGCCGGCCAAGCTCCCGAACCTGCTGATCAACGGGTCGAGCGGCATTGCCGTCGGCATGGCGACGAACATCCCGCCGCACAATCTTCGCGAGGTGGCCAAGGCCATCGCCGCGCTGGTGAAGCATCCCGAGTGCACCACCGACGACCTCCTCCAGCACATCAAGGGTCCCGACTTCCCCACCGGTGGCTACATCTACGGTGAACACGGGATCCGCGACGCCTACGAGACCGGCCGCGGCAAGGTGATCATGCGCGCACGCGTGCGCATCGAGGAGAACGAGCGGACCGGCAAGAACGCGCTGGTGATCACCGAGTTGCCGTACCAGGTCAACAAGGCCAACCTCGCGATCGCGATTGCCGACCTGGCCTCCGAGAAGCGGATCGAAGGGATCACCGGCGTTCGCGACGAGTCCGACCGCGAGGGCATGCGGCTTGTCGTCGAGCTCAAGCGCGATGCGATCCCGCAGGTCGTGCTCAACGGGCTCTACAAGCACACCGCAATGCAGAGCACCTTCGGCGTCATCAACCTCGCGCTGGTCAACGGCGCGCCGAAGGTGATGCCGCTCAAGGAGATCCTGCAGCACTTCATCGACCACCGCCACGTCATCATCGTGCGGCGGACCGAGTTCGATCTCGCCGAGGCGAAGAAGCGGGAACACATCCTGCGCGGCCTCAAGATCGCCGTCGACAACATCGACGAAGTCATCGCGATCATTCGCTCCTCGGCCGACACACCGACCGCCGACACCCGGCTGCGCGCGCGCTTCGGCTTCACCGAGGCGCAGAGCGATGCCATCCTCAACATGCGGCTCGCACGGCTCACCGGCCTCGAGATCAGCAAGCTGGAAGCCGAACTCGCCGAAGTGCTGGCGACCATTGCCGAACTCGAGAGCATCCTGGCGTCGCGTGAACGGCGCGAGAAGATCCTGGTCGGAGAGGTCGACGAACTCGCCGCTACCTACGGCGATGCGCGCCGCACCGAAATCCTCAAGGATCAGGGCGAGTTCTCGGTCGAAGACCTGATCGCCGAAGAAGACATGGTGATCACCGTCTCGCACACCGGCTACATCAAGCGGATTCCGGTCACCACCTACCGGCGCCAGCGTCGCGGCGGCCGCGGCCTCACCGGGATGGACACCAAGGAAACCGACTGGGTCGAGCATCTCTTCATCGCCTCGACGCACGATTACCTGATGTTCTTCTCCGATCGCGGTACCGTCTACTGGCTCAAGGTGCACGAGATCCCGCAGGGCGGGCGCAACGCGCGCGGCAAGCCGATCGTCAACTGCATCAACATCCGCGAGCACGAACGGATCGCCTCGCTGGTGCCAGTCCGCACCTTCGGCGACGACGAATGGCTGATGTTCGCCACGCGCAACGGCACCGTGAAGAAGACGGTGATGTCGGCGTACGGCAACGTCCGCACCGTCGGTATCAATGCCATCAACATCGACGCCGACGACGAACTCATCGACGTGCAGAAGACCCGCGGCAACGATGACATCGTGCTCGCCACCTCGTCGGGAATGAGCATTCGCTTCCACGAGAGCGATGTCCGCGAGATGGGCCGTGCCACGGCCGGCGTCAAGGGCATCGAACTCGACACCGACGACCGGGTCATCGGCATGGTCGTTGTCCGCGAGCGCGCCGAACTGCTGGTCGTGAGCGAGAAGGGGATCGGCAAGCGGTCGATGGTCGCCGATTACCGCGTCCAGCGTCGCGGCGGCAAGGGGATCATCACGATGCAGCAGACCGAGAAGACCGGCCGGCTCATCGCCCTCAAGGATGTCGTGCCCGAGGACGAGCTGATGATGATCACCAAGGGTGGCGTCATTATCCGCTGCCCGGTCGAAGGGATCCGGGTCTCCGGCCGCAACACGCAGGGCGTCAAGCTGATGAACCTCGACACCGACGATCGGATCGTCGACGTCGCGCGGGTGCAGAAGGAAGAAGACGACGGCGCCGAAGAGGGGCTCGAAGGTGTGCCCGCTCCCGGAGGCGACGACGGTCCGGCGGAGGAGGGGTGACCGGCCCCTCCCTCGACAATCTTCGTGAAGCGGCAGCGGGGCTCGTCGGCATTGCCGAACGGACCCCGCTGGTTCCGTTAGAGGGGTTGGTCCCCGGTATCGATGTCCGGCTCAAGGCCGAACATCTGCAGCCGATTGGCGCCTTCAAGATCCGTGGCGCCTGGACCGCAGTCAGGCGCCTGGATCCCGAGAAGCGCCAGCGCGGGGTGGTGACCTCTTCGAGCGGCAACCACGGTCTCGGGGTCGCTTTCGCCGCAAATCGCCACGGAATCCCGGCGGTGGTGGTCATGCCGGAGTCGGCTCCAGCCATCAAGGTGGCCGGGGTGAGGGAATTCGGGGGCGAAGTGGTCCAGATCGGGAAGATCCGTGGTCCCGAGCAGACGGTGGAGGCCGCCCGACTGGTCAAAGAGCGGGGGCTCTCGATGATCCCCCCCTACGACCACCCAGATGTGATGGCAGGTCAGGGGACCTGCGGTCTCGAGATCCTCGAGGCCTGGCCGGAAGTCACCACCATCCTGGTCCCGGTGGGCGGTGGGGGGCTCCTCGCCGGAATCTGCGCTGCGGTCCGGGCATTGCGCCCCGACGTGACCGTGGTGGGGGTCGAACCGGCCGGAATCCCCAAGCTTTCGGCCGCGATCCAGGCCGGGCACCCCGAAACCCTGGCCGCTGGCACAAGCCTCGCAGATGGACTGCTTACCCGGTCGGTGGGGGAACTCACCTGGCCGGTCTTTCAGTCCACTGTCCACGAGGTTGTAGCCGTGACCGATGATGACATCACCGCCGCCATGAAATGGCTGGCGGTCCGGGGCGTTCGCGTGGAGCCCTCGGGTGCGGTCACCACGGCGGCCCTCCTCTCGGGACGATTCCGACCACGCGGGCCGGCCGTCGTTGTCGCCAGTGGCGGCAACGTCGATCCGGCGCGCTACGACGCTCTGGTCAGCTGATGCAGCTCAACCCCCGGCTGCTGCTCGCCACTGAAGACACCGCGCTCGCCCGCACGCTCTCCTGGGTCCTCAAGGAGAACGGCTACGATGTTGTGACCGCGCAGGGTGGACCGCAACTCCTCGAGCGTCTCGAGCAGGAGGAGTACGATCTCCTGGTCGTCGATCTCGCCAACGCCGACGCCGGCACGATGGACCGACTCGCTGGCGTGCGCGCCGATCTCCGCTACAAGGATGTTCCTCTCTTCGTCCTCACCGATCCCGGTTTCGATCCCGCCGTGCTCGAACCGTACGGCCTGGTCGCCGCCGATATCGTCAAGCGCCCCTATCGCGTGCGTGAACTCCTCTCGCGCATCAAGGCCCACCTCCGCGTCGGCCGCGAGCTCAACAAGGCACGGGCCGAGGTCCGCTCGCGTGCTGAGATGGTGGCGATCCTCAAGGAAGTCACCGCGACCCACAACCCGGACGAGATCTACCAGATCCTCGTCCGTCGCGTGGCGCAGGGGCTCCGGATCGCACGCTGCTCAGTGGTGCTCGCCGCACCCGGCGCCGACGAAGGTACCGTCGTCGCGGCCTACGAGAACCCCACGCTGCGCGAACTGAAGGTGGAGCTCGCGAAGTACCCCGAGATCCTGCGCGCGCTGCGCACCGGCGAGACGGTGATGGTCGGCGACGTCAATGCCGACCCGCTCTATCAGGACGTGCGGATGATCATCGCGACCGAGGCCAACGCGGCGTCGCGCACCAGGTCGGTCATCGCGCTGCCGTTCCCGATCAACGGCCGCCTCGCGGGCGTCTTCTTCCTGCGCACTACCGCCGATGATCCGCCACTGAATCGTCTCGATCTGGGCTTCGCCGAGCAGGTCATCGAGGCCGCCGTGACCGCGCTCGAGAAAGCATACGATCTCGAGCAGACGTCGCAGGGACACCAACAACTGCGTCAGCTCGCCGACACCGACCCACTCACGGGCTGCGCCAATCGTCGCGTGCTCAACGAGCGGCTCCGCGAGGAACTCGATCGTGCGCGACGCTACGACCAGGTCGTCACCGTCGCGCTGTTCGATGTCGATGATTTCAAGCGGATCAATGACACCCACGGCCATCATGTGGGTGACACGGTGTTGCAGCAGATCGTGACCATCCTGCGTCGCGAACTGCGCACGATGGACATCCTCGCACGCTATGGTGGCGAGGAGTTCGTGGTGCTGCTCCCCGAAACGGGCGGCACCGGTGCCAGGCTCTTCGTCGACCGGATCCTGCGCCGCGTCGCGCAGCACAACTTCGGCGAGGAATCGGCACCGATCTCGGTCACCGTGAGCGCGGGCCTGGCCACCTTCCCCGATGACCGCGCCGCCGACGACGAATCGCTCCTCAAGCTGGCCGACGAAAACCTCTACAAGGCCAAGCGCGCGGGGCGTAACCGCTACAGAGACTAGCCCCGCCGGAACCTCCCCGGCGCGGATATCTTAGGGGTCTCCCCTCCCTCCCGGAGCTCCCCATGCGCCCCACTCGCGGCATCGCCGCTACGCCGGTTATCGCCGGCCTGACCCTGGTCGCCGGGCTCGCCGCTGGCCTGCTCGTCGGTCGCCCACGCCATACCACCATCACGCTTGACCCCGTCACGACCCACGGCGAATGGGTGAAGTTCGCCAACGCCAAGGGCGACTCCATCCGTGCCTACGTGGCCTACCCAGAGCGGAAGGACAAGGCGCCCACCGTCATCGTCATCCATGAGATCTTCGGGATGACCGACTGGGAGCCGACGATGGCCGATCACTTCGCGGCGAAGGGCTACATCGCGGTGGTGCCCGACCTCCTCTCGTCCCGCTGGGGCACCTCGCCCGCAAGCCCCGACAGCGGCCGCAAGCTGGTCGCGCAGCTCACACCCGACGGCGTGAACGCTGACCTCGATGCCGCCTATCGCTACATCAATGCCCTACCCGCCGCATCGAAGGATCGCACCGGCGTCATCGGCTTCTGCTGGGGTGGCGGCACCGTCTGGCGCTATGCCTCCGCCAATCCGAAGCTCAAGGCCGCCGTGGTGTGTTACGGGCCGCTGGCCGACACGCTGCTGCTGAAGACCATCAAGGCACCCGTCCTCGGCGTCTTTGGCGAGAATGACATGCGCGTCAACGCGATGATTCCACTCGAGCAGCGGATTCTCGGCGACCTGAAGATTCCCTTCAGCGCCGATAGCTATCCCGGGACCGGCCACGGTTTCCTCAAGCCCGGTCGCAAGGGATCCGGCACGCCGGAGGCCGAACGCGCCCTCGGCAACATCGACGCCTTCTTCGCCAAGCGGCTCGAGGGGAAGTGAAGCCATTGCACTACCGCACGCTCGCGGCACTCGCGCTCCTCCTGACTGCCGCGGCGTGCAACCTCTCGCCGCTCCGGAATCGCATCAAGGTGGGAGAAGAACCGATCGTGGTCTTCGTGGGCGAGGGGGTCGATGGCAATACCGATCTCTTCGTGGTGCCGGCGGGTGGCGGCACCATTGTACAACTCACCTTCACGCCGTTGCGCGAATCGATGCCCCGGATCAACCTGCGCGGCGACGCGGTGGCCTTCCTGCGGGCGCGCGATACCCTCGCCACGAGCGCGAATGAAGTGATCCTGATGAACCTGCTGAACGGCGCTGAGCGGCAACTGCCGGTGCCCGACAGCGCCGGGCGGATCACGATGATTGCGTGGGGTGGCAGCGGCAACACCCTCTATGTGCGAAGCGCGCGCGGGAGCTGGCTCCTCTCGACGCCGCCGGAGCCGGCGCGTGCCGTCGCGGCCACCGGTGCCGAGGTCGCGCGAGCGGACTCGTTCTTCCAGCTCTGGGTCGGTACACCGCCGTTCGCCTACATCACGCGCTGTGCCGGCGGCGGAATCTGCGCCCAGGGTCCGGTCGTCAAGGCGACGACACTCACCACCGAAGGACACGACCCGTTGCTGTGGGGCACCGATTCGGTGGCGTGGTTTGAAGGCGATGGGATGGTGATTCGCGGGATCGGGCCGGGGACCGTGCGGCGGATGCTCTGGAGGCATCCGCCGGGACATCCACGCGACGGGAGCTACAGCGGCGTGACCGAGGCCGGGCGTTAGGCCCGGCGCCCGTCAGCTTCGGACGTAGAAGACGAAGCTTTCGAGTTGGGCGATCTTGCTGTCCTTCTCCTTCAGCTCGTGCGCGAGCAGGTCGCCCGTGGTCACGACCCCTTCGACCCCGTTGGGGCCCAGCACGGGCAGGTGACGAATCCGGCGCTCACTCATGACGGCGCCGCAGTCGTCGAGGGTCGCGTCGGGCGTACAGGTGATCAGCGACGAGGTCATCACTTCGGCGACCGTGGTGGCACCTGGCAGCCGGTCAACCGCCACGACGCGACGCATCAGGTCGCGTTCGGTGAAGATGCCGGCAAGTGTACCATCTTCGGTGACGAGTACGCTGCCCGTGCCGCGGTCATTCATCATCTGCGCGGCCTGCAGTACGGTCGTGCTGGGCGACACCATCAGAAGCTCACGGCCCTTCTGGGCCAGAAGTTCGCGGACTGTCTCCATCGACGATTCCTTGTGCCTGGGAACCTTGATACTACCGATCTGGCGTCCACTCTGCCAGAGGTGCCGGCTCTCTGCTTTCGTCGCACCCCCGCTTACGATTCTCTGCAATCCGGACATATCGTGACTCATCACCCCGCCAGGCCATGATCCGTCTCATCGAGTGCGTCCCGAACTTCTCCGAGGGGCGCGACCCCGAGGTCATCCGGCAGATCACCGCGAGCATTGCGGCGGTCGAAGGCGTACGCTTGCTCAATGTCGACCCGGGCAAGGCCACCAATCGCACCGTGGTCACCCTGGTAGGCGATCCCGACGCCGTGATCGAGGCCGCATTCCAGGCCATTCGCGTGGCCGGCACCCTGATCGACATGCGTCATCACAGTGGCGAGCATCCGCGGATGGGGGCCACCGACGTCTGCCCGCTGATTCCGATTTCCGGGATCACGATGGCCGAGACGGTGGAATATGCCCGTCGCCTCGCCGAGCGGGTCGGTCGCGAGCTCAACCTTCCGGTCTATCTCTACGAGGCCGCTCAGCCGGACAAGAACCGCAGCAACCTCGCCACCATTCGTGCGGGCGAGTATGAAGGCCTCGCGCAGAAGATCGTCAAGCCGGAGTGGCGACCCGATTTCGGCCCGGCCAGCTTCGACGCAGCGCGCGGCGCCACGGTGATTGGAGCCCGCGATTTCCTCGTGGCCTACAACGTGAATCTCAACACCACCTCGACCCGCCGCGCCAATGCCATTGCATTCGACATCCGCGAGGCAGGTCGCAAGGTCAAGAATGCCGCAGGAGAGGAAGTCTCCCAGCCCGGCACGCTCAAGGCCGTCAAGGCGATTGGCTGGTTCATCGCCGAGTATGGCATCGCGCAGGTGTCGATCAACCTCGTGGATCTCGCAGTCACACCGGTCCACGTCGCTTTCGATGAAGTCTCCCGGGCGGCGGCGGCGCGAGGCATTCGCGTCACCGGCTCCGAGCTGGTCGGCCTGGTGCCACTCAAGTGCCTCGTCGATGCCGGCCGCTACTTCCTCGAGAAGCAGCAACGCTCCACCGGTGTCCCGGAGCGCGAGCTTGTGCGTATCGCCGTGCGTTCCCTCGGCCTCGATGAGCTGGCGCCGTTCCACCCCGAGGAGCGGGTCATCGAGTACTTGCTGCAATCCGATTCGGCCGCGCCACTCGTCGGGATGTCACTCACGAACTTCGCCTACGAGACCGCGAGCGAGAGTCCGGCACCCGGTGGCGGCTCCATTGCGGCGTACATCGGCGCGCTCGGCGCTGCCCTCGGGACGATGGTCGCGAACCTGTCGAGCCACCGACGCGGCTGGGACGAGCGCTGGAAGGAATTCTCCGATCAGGCCAATGCCGGCCAGCAGCAGACGCGCACCCTCCTCACGCTGGTCGACGAAGACACCGCGGCCTTCACCCGCGTGATGACGGCGTTCGGACTCCCGAAGGCTACCGATGACGAAAAGGCTGCCCGCCGCGCCGCCATCCAGGAAGCCACCCGCGCCGCGACCGAAGTGCCGTTCCGCGTGATGGAAACCGCGCTGGCCTCGATGACCCTCATCAAGTCGATGGCCGACACCGGTCAGGAGAGTTCCGTCTCCGACGCCGGCGTGGGCGCCCTCTGCGCGCGTTCGGCCGTGATGGGGGCGTTCCTGAACGTGAAGATCAACGCGGCATCGCTCACCGACAAAGCGTACGCGAGCGATATCGTCAGTCGCGGCGCCGAGATCGAACGGCAGGCGCAGGCGCTGGAGACGGAGATCCTGGCCATTGTGAACGGGAAGATCTGACCATGCCTGTCATCCGCGCTCCCCGAGGCAACACCCGCACCGCGCAGGGATGGATTCAGGAAGCCGCCAAGCGGATGCTGATGAACAATCTCGACCCCGACGTGGCCGAGAAGCCGGAAGAGCTGATCGTCTATGGTGGGCGTGGCAAGGCGGCGCGGAACTGGGAAGCCTACCACCGGATCGTCGCGACGCTCGATCGACTGAAGAACGATGAGACGCTTCTGATCCAGAGTGGCAAGCCGGTCGCGGTCCTGCGAACTCACGATCACGCACCGCGGGTACTGCTCGCCAATTCCAACCTGGTGCCCAAGTGGGCAACCTGGGACGAGTTCGATCGCCTCGACAAGCTCGGCCTGATGATGTACGGCCAGATGACGGCCGGGTCGTGGATCTACATCGGGACGCAGGGGATTCTGCAGGGCACCTACGAGACCTTCGCCGCCGCTGCCGCCAAGCACTTCGGCGGCACCCTCGCCGGCACCATCACCGTGACTGCGGGACTCGGCGGAATGGGCGGGGCGCAGCCGCTCGCCGTCTCGCTCGCCGGTGGCGTGTCAATCACGATTGAAATCGACGCATCCCGCATCCAGCGCCGGCTCGAGACGCGCTACCTCGATGAAGTCGCGACCTCACTCGACGATGCGATTTCGCGAGCGGAGCTGGCACGCCAGGAAAAGCGCGCCGTTTCGATCGGCCTGCTGGGCAACGCCGCCGAAATGCTGCCGGAGATGGTGCGGCGTCGCTTCACCCCGGAGCTGGTCACCGATCAGACGTCGGCCCACGATCCGATGTGGGGCTACCTCCCGCCAGCGCAGCCCGACGAAGACCTCAACGAGCTTCGGAGCAAGCAGCCCGACGAGTATCTCGTGCGCACACGCGCGGCGATGGTGACGCACGTCGAGGCGATCCTCGAATTGCAGCGTCGTGGCAGCATCGCCTTTGACTACGGCAACAATCTGCGCGCGCAGGCCCAGATCGGCGGGCTCGCCAACGCGTTCGACTACCCCGGCTTCGTGCCGGCATTCATTCGTGATTCCTTCTGCGAAGGACGCGGCCCGTTCCGCTGGGTCGCACTCTCGGGTGATCCGGCAGACATCGCCGCCACCGACGCCGCGATGAAGGATCTGTTCCCAGCAGATGCGCGCTTGCAGAAATGGCTCGGCTGGGCTGGTGACCGGATTGCCTTTCAGGGGTTGCCCGCGCGCATCTGCTGGCTCGGCTACCGCGAGCGCGACAAGGCCGGCCTGATGTTCAACGAAATGGTGCGCGACGGCCGACTCAAGGCGCCGATTGTCATCGGCCGTGATCACCTCGACGCCGGCTCGGTGGCGTCGCCGTATCGCGAAACCGAGGCGATGCTGGACGGTTCCGACGCCGTGAGCGACTGGGCCCTGCTCAACTTCGCCACCGGCATCGCCAGCGGCGCGGGGTGGATGTCCTTCCATCACGGCGGCGGCGTCGGCATGGGATATTCCCAGCACTCGGGGCTGGTCGCTGTCGCCGATGGCACCGACGAGGCGGCCCTCCGGCTCTCGCGCTGCCTCCTCAACGACCCCGCGATGGGCGTGATCCGCCACGCTGACGCCGGCTATGAACTGGCGCAGCGCGTCGGCCGCGAGCGCGGACTCGATATGCCGTCGCTGTGATTGCCGACCGGCTGCGCGCCTGGACGTCAGCGCAGTCACCCTGAGTACGTGCCGATGCCCTTCATGACCTGAGAAGGGCGGGAAGTGATGACGGCCCTAGCGCGGTCTTCAGCACCTGCACCGATCGCTCGGCTGCGAGCTGCCAGTGCGTCGTGACGGCGAGTGCGGCGGCCATTCCGTTACCCCTCTCGATCGCAGCAGCCATCGCCTCATGTTCCGCGAGCGATTCGACGATGTGGGATGCATCGCTCGCTCCGTAGAGCCACTCATATCGCTCGATGTGCGGCCGAACCGCCTCGTACACCACATGCAGCCGACGCCCGCCACAGGTGGTAACCATGACGCGGTGAAAGCTTGACTGGAGGTCGAAGGCCAGGTCCGGGTCCCGAGCATGCGTTGTCCATGCCGCGCGGAGCTCGGCGTTGATGCGGCGCAATTCGTGGGCAAGTTGCTCTCGCTCGCCCACCGCCAGCAATTCAACCCTGCGCGCGGCGATCGCCTCAAGACTCCCGATGATCTGCCACAACTCGGCGATATCACCCCAATGCAACGGCGCCACGCGTAACTCTCCGCGACGCGCGTCTGGTCCCTGGGTCACCAGAAACCCTTCATGGGTGAGCCGCTGCAGCGCCTGTCGCGTGGGAGTCCGGCTGGTGGTGAATCGCGTCGCGACGACACGCTCGAGGAGGCGTGTGCCCGGCGGGAGTCTGCCACGAATGATCTCGTCAAGCAGCAGGCTGCGGATTACGTCCGCCGGTTCCCGTCGCTTGTTGCCCGCGTGGTCGACCGCCTTTGCCGGCATCTCAGCGCCTCACTTTTGTATACAACAGCCAGCCGAATCTTGCTGCGTGCCGCCGCGTAAAGCAAACATTGGCACACGGGCGGAGCACGAGCAACACCTGTGCTGAGTATTTGTATACAACAATTCCCCATCGGAGGTCGAAAGTTGCGGGCGCCCTTCCTTCTCATCACCATCGTGGCCAGCCTCGTGGCCACGGCTCTCCCCGCGGCCATGCCGGGGCAGGCCGCGCCGAGTATTGATCCCCAGGCGAAGGCGTACCTCCTCGCCGCGCTGGATACCATCCAGGCGACGACGATCCGCGCCGACACGATTCGCTGGCAAGTCGTGCGCGACAGTGCCCTCTTCTTTGCGGCAGGCGCCGTGAAACCGCCTGACACCTACGCGGCGATTTCGTGGGCATTGCACCGGGCAAATAAGCACAGCTTCCTCCAGGCCAAGGCACCCGGTGCAGCCTCCGAATTGATCATGGAGAAGCTTGGGTACCTCCACGTCCCGCAACGCGGCGGCGCTGCTGTTGCATTGGCAGACTCCCTCCACAGCGCGATCGCCACCCTCAGTAGTTCCGGTGTGTGTGGCTGGATTGTCGATCTCCGCGACAACGGCGGCGGCAACATGTGGCCGATGCTGGCCGGGATCGGGCCGCTTCTCGGCGATTCGCTGGTTGGCTCCTTCGGAA of Gemmatimonadota bacterium contains these proteins:
- a CDS encoding CBS domain-containing protein, whose amino-acid sequence is METVRELLAQKGRELLMVSPSTTVLQAAQMMNDRGTGSVLVTEDGTLAGIFTERDLMRRVVAVDRLPGATTVAEVMTSSLITCTPDATLDDCGAVMSERRIRHLPVLGPNGVEGVVTTGDLLAHELKEKDSKIAQLESFVFYVRS
- the ftcD gene encoding glutamate formimidoyltransferase; translation: MIRLIECVPNFSEGRDPEVIRQITASIAAVEGVRLLNVDPGKATNRTVVTLVGDPDAVIEAAFQAIRVAGTLIDMRHHSGEHPRMGATDVCPLIPISGITMAETVEYARRLAERVGRELNLPVYLYEAAQPDKNRSNLATIRAGEYEGLAQKIVKPEWRPDFGPASFDAARGATVIGARDFLVAYNVNLNTTSTRRANAIAFDIREAGRKVKNAAGEEVSQPGTLKAVKAIGWFIAEYGIAQVSINLVDLAVTPVHVAFDEVSRAAAARGIRVTGSELVGLVPLKCLVDAGRYFLEKQQRSTGVPERELVRIAVRSLGLDELAPFHPEERVIEYLLQSDSAAPLVGMSLTNFAYETASESPAPGGGSIAAYIGALGAALGTMVANLSSHRRGWDERWKEFSDQANAGQQQTRTLLTLVDEDTAAFTRVMTAFGLPKATDDEKAARRAAIQEATRAATEVPFRVMETALASMTLIKSMADTGQESSVSDAGVGALCARSAVMGAFLNVKINAASLTDKAYASDIVSRGAEIERQAQALETEILAIVNGKI
- the hutU gene encoding urocanate hydratase codes for the protein MPVIRAPRGNTRTAQGWIQEAAKRMLMNNLDPDVAEKPEELIVYGGRGKAARNWEAYHRIVATLDRLKNDETLLIQSGKPVAVLRTHDHAPRVLLANSNLVPKWATWDEFDRLDKLGLMMYGQMTAGSWIYIGTQGILQGTYETFAAAAAKHFGGTLAGTITVTAGLGGMGGAQPLAVSLAGGVSITIEIDASRIQRRLETRYLDEVATSLDDAISRAELARQEKRAVSIGLLGNAAEMLPEMVRRRFTPELVTDQTSAHDPMWGYLPPAQPDEDLNELRSKQPDEYLVRTRAAMVTHVEAILELQRRGSIAFDYGNNLRAQAQIGGLANAFDYPGFVPAFIRDSFCEGRGPFRWVALSGDPADIAATDAAMKDLFPADARLQKWLGWAGDRIAFQGLPARICWLGYRERDKAGLMFNEMVRDGRLKAPIVIGRDHLDAGSVASPYRETEAMLDGSDAVSDWALLNFATGIASGAGWMSFHHGGGVGMGYSQHSGLVAVADGTDEAALRLSRCLLNDPAMGVIRHADAGYELAQRVGRERGLDMPSL
- a CDS encoding GntR family transcriptional regulator; protein product: MPAKAVDHAGNKRREPADVIRSLLLDEIIRGRLPPGTRLLERVVATRFTTSRTPTRQALQRLTHEGFLVTQGPDARRGELRVAPLHWGDIAELWQIIGSLEAIAARRVELLAVGEREQLAHELRRINAELRAAWTTHARDPDLAFDLQSSFHRVMVTTCGGRRLHVVYEAVRPHIERYEWLYGASDASHIVESLAEHEAMAAAIERGNGMAAALAVTTHWQLAAERSVQVLKTALGPSSLPALLRS
- a CDS encoding S41 family peptidase, encoding MRAPFLLITIVASLVATALPAAMPGQAAPSIDPQAKAYLLAALDTIQATTIRADTIRWQVVRDSALFFAAGAVKPPDTYAAISWALHRANKHSFLQAKAPGAASELIMEKLGYLHVPQRGGAAVALADSLHSAIATLSSSGVCGWIVDLRDNGGGNMWPMLAGIGPLLGDSLVGSFGTANEASFWYYQHGVSGLWRHGGQLDTLSKITVSLTQLSERYPPLAVLLDSGTGSSGEAIAIAFSGRPNTRSFGSATAGFATVNRGAKLADGANMVVTTGHNTDRTGKRFLDQVVPDVSIPSPPSGWPTPRDRVARTAAAWLLASPMCNRSR